A region from the Medicago truncatula cultivar Jemalong A17 chromosome 6, MtrunA17r5.0-ANR, whole genome shotgun sequence genome encodes:
- the LOC25497091 gene encoding uncharacterized protein: MRNLVIVAFVFFVAVEGTLGGIECENLNQDTCAFAVSYAGKRCVLEKHVKRNGEEKYTCRTSEIEADKLKDHIESDQCIKSCGLDRKSFGISSDSLLESSFTKNLCSPQCYKSCPNIVDLYFNLAAGEGVFLPKLCEAQGANARREMAEIKSSGIAAPGPLHSGKFVATSPESSEAMKLTVEPPVAPTIPPY; the protein is encoded by the exons GAGGCATAGAATGTGAGAATTTGAACCAAGACACATGCGCATTTGCAGTGTCATATGCAGGAAAACGTTGTGTTCTTGAGAAGCATGTTAAGAGAAATGGTGAAGAAAAATATACATGTAGAACATCAGAGATTGAAGCTGATAAATTAAAGGACCATATTGAAAGTGACCAATGTATTAAGTCTTGTGGTTTGGACAGAAAATCCTTTGGAATATCATCTGATTCTCTTCTTGAATCTAGTTTCACAAAAAACCTTTGTTCTCCTCAGTGTTACAAAAGTTGTCCCAACATTGTTGATCTCTACTTCAACCTTGCTGCTGGTGAAG GTGTGTTTCTTCCCAAGTTGTGTGAGGCTCAAGGTGCTAATGCTCGTCGAGAAATGGCTGAGATCAAAAGCTCTGGAATTGCTGCACCAGGACCATTGCATTCTGGAAAATTCGTAGCTACATCACCAGAATCCTCTGAAGCCATGAAACTCACAGTTGAACCTCCAGTTGCACCAACAATCCCACCATACTAA